The DNA window CACCTGGCCCGCGTGCGTGATCACCGCCCCGGCCGTGATCTCGTCCTCGAAGCCGAGGGCGAGCTGTCCCTTCGGCAGCAGGTGTTGCAGCAGGGCTGCGATGTTGCGGGAGAGCATGACGCTGGCGCTGATGGGGATCGATGAGGGCACGTTCAGAGGGCACAGCACGTTTACGCCGCGATCGGTGGTGAAGGTTTCGCCCGGCCGGCTGAGGGCGCAGTTTCCGCCCTGCTCGCCGGCGAGGTCCACCACGACCGAGCCCGGCTTGAGGGCCGCGACGGCCTCGGGGTCGAGCAAGACAGGGGCCCGCCGGCCCGGTACGAGGGCGGTGGTGATCACCACGTCCGAGGCGCCGATGTGGGTCCGCAGCTCCGCGCGCTGCGCGGCCTGCTCCGCGTCGGTGAGCGCTCGCGCGTAACCCCCTTCGCCGGCGGCGTCGGCTGCGCTCTTCAGGACCACGAAGGTCGCGCCGAGGCTCTCGACCTGCTCCTTCACCACGGCCCGCGTGTCGTACGCGGAGACCACAGCTCCCAGACGGCGGGCGGTGGCAATGGCCTGCAGCCCCGCCACCCCGGCGCCGAGGATGAGCACCTTGGCGGGGGGGGCGGTTCCGGCCGCGGTCATCAGAAGGGGGAAGTACTTGCCGAGCGCGTTGGCCGCGAGGAGCACGGCCTTGTAGCCGGCCAGGTTGGCCT is part of the Deltaproteobacteria bacterium genome and encodes:
- a CDS encoding Re/Si-specific NAD(P)(+) transhydrogenase subunit alpha yields the protein MKIGILKERFPGELRVACVPETVGKLKLAGHDLLVERGAGDAASFPDAAYEHAGARVLSTEELYAEAELLVKVRRPSPEELPRFRRDQLLVAFLQPLEQPAAMQELARRGVVAVSLETIPRISRAQSMDALSSQANLAGYKAVLLAANALGKYFPLLMTAAGTAPPAKVLILGAGVAGLQAIATARRLGAVVSAYDTRAVVKEQVESLGATFVVLKSAADAAGEGGYARALTDAEQAAQRAELRTHIGASDVVITTALVPGRRAPVLLDPEAVAALKPGSVVVDLAGEQGGNCALSRPGETFTTDRGVNVLCPLNVPSSIPISASVMLSRNIAALLQHLLPKGQLALGFEDEITAGAVITHAGQVVHKATLERLGAAATA